A portion of the Sulfuricurvum kujiense DSM 16994 genome contains these proteins:
- a CDS encoding acetyl-CoA carboxylase biotin carboxylase subunit: MAELKRILVANRGEIALRAIRTIKEMGKEAVAVYSTADKDASYLKLADAAICIGAAPSSQSYLNIPAIIAACEISGCDAVFPGYGFLSENQHFVEICTHHGIKFIGPTPEVMVMMSDKSKAKDVMIAAGVPVVPGSDGAIKDIAEAKVRAKEVGYPVILKAAAGGGGRGMRVVEDESYIENAFLAAEAEAIGAFGDGTIYMEKFIKNPRHIEVQVIADSHGNVLHIGERDCSMQRRHQKLIEESPAVALTPEIRAELHASAVRATKYIKYEGAGTFEYLLDADKKFYFMEMNTRLQVEHCVSEMVSGLDLIEMMIRVAEGEALPSQESVVLKGHSIECRITAEDPIKFLPSPGKITQWIAPGGRNVRIDTHAHAGYIVPPTYDSMIGKLIVYGTDRNDAIARMHRALSEFTITGIKTTIPFHMKMMKNPDFINNNFDTKYLENYSG, encoded by the coding sequence ATGGCGGAACTCAAACGTATTTTAGTCGCGAATCGGGGTGAAATTGCCCTTCGTGCGATCCGAACAATTAAAGAGATGGGGAAAGAAGCGGTGGCGGTTTATTCGACCGCCGACAAAGACGCATCGTATTTAAAACTGGCCGACGCCGCAATTTGTATCGGTGCCGCACCAAGTTCCCAGAGTTATCTCAATATACCCGCGATCATTGCAGCCTGTGAAATCAGCGGATGTGATGCGGTATTCCCGGGATACGGATTTTTGTCCGAAAATCAACATTTTGTTGAAATTTGTACCCACCACGGGATTAAATTTATCGGACCGACACCTGAAGTTATGGTGATGATGTCGGACAAATCAAAAGCCAAAGATGTCATGATCGCGGCAGGTGTCCCTGTCGTCCCCGGGTCTGACGGTGCTATCAAGGATATCGCGGAAGCAAAAGTACGCGCAAAAGAAGTCGGGTATCCGGTTATTCTCAAAGCGGCAGCAGGCGGCGGCGGACGCGGTATGCGCGTCGTCGAAGACGAGAGCTATATCGAAAATGCTTTTTTGGCGGCGGAAGCGGAAGCGATCGGTGCATTCGGCGACGGTACGATTTATATGGAGAAATTCATTAAAAATCCGCGCCATATCGAAGTACAGGTGATTGCGGACAGCCATGGCAACGTGCTTCATATCGGTGAGCGTGACTGTTCGATGCAGCGCCGTCACCAAAAATTGATCGAAGAATCTCCCGCAGTAGCATTGACTCCTGAAATTCGTGCCGAACTGCACGCTTCTGCCGTCCGTGCAACGAAGTACATCAAGTACGAAGGGGCAGGGACGTTTGAATACCTTCTCGATGCGGACAAAAAGTTTTATTTTATGGAGATGAATACCCGGCTCCAGGTAGAACACTGTGTCTCCGAAATGGTCAGCGGACTCGATCTAATCGAAATGATGATCCGCGTTGCCGAAGGTGAAGCGCTTCCGAGCCAAGAGAGCGTCGTCCTCAAAGGTCACTCGATTGAGTGCCGTATAACAGCCGAAGATCCGATCAAGTTTTTGCCGTCACCGGGAAAAATCACCCAGTGGATTGCTCCGGGCGGGCGGAATGTCCGAATTGATACCCATGCGCATGCCGGTTATATCGTTCCTCCGACCTATGATTCTATGATCGGAAAATTGATCGTGTACGGAACGGACCGTAACGATGCGATTGCTCGTATGCATCGTGCGCTGAGTGAATTTACCATCACCGGGATCAAAACAACGATTCCGTTTCATATGAAGATGATGAAAAATCCTGACTTCATTAATAATAACTTCGATACCAAATACCTCGAAAACTACAGCGGCTGA